A genomic window from Pecten maximus chromosome 2, xPecMax1.1, whole genome shotgun sequence includes:
- the LOC117343631 gene encoding uncharacterized protein K02A2.6-like: MEFFWPGVNADVTRFCRSCDVCQRTFPKGRVSKVPLGTMPLIDIPFQRVAIDIIGPLQPATDRGNRYILTIVDYATRYPEAIALRGIETERVAEALVDVYSRVGIPREVLTDQGSQFTSELMREVSRLLSIRQLTTTPYHPMCNGLVERFNGTLKQMLKRMCSPQCFTIFLPRGTARKSWIFAF; encoded by the coding sequence ATGGAGTTCTTCTGGCCAGGGGTTAACGCCGACGTAACCAGGTTTTGTCGGTCTTGCGACGTCTGCCAGAGGACGTTCCCGAAAGGACGCGTATCGAAAGTTCCTCTAGGAACGATGCCCCTAATCGACATACCGTTTCAACGTGTTGCCATTGACATCATAGGGCCTCTTCAACCAGCCACTGATCGCGGTAATAGATACATCTTAACCATTGTTGATTATGCGACGCGATATCCAGAGGCTATAGCTCTGAGGGGAATAGAGACTGAGCGAGTGGCTGAAGCGTTGGTTGATGTGTACAGTAGAGTGGGCATTCCGCGGGAAGTATTGACCGACCAGGGTAGCCAATTCACATCGGAACTTATGCGTGAAGTGAGTCGTCTTTTATCCATTCGACAGTTAACAACCACTCCGTATCACCCAATGTGCAACGGCCTTGTAGAACGTTTCAATGGTACCCTGAAACAGATGCTCAAAAGAATGTGTTCACCTCAATGCTTTACTATTTTCCTACCGAGAGGTACCGCAAGAAAGTCTTGGATTTTCGCCTTTTGA
- the LOC117343639 gene encoding ornithine decarboxylase-like, translating into MSILSNLGEDDPLVIVDIDEVVDRYRKWYTLFPRVELFYALKCNNDEKIVNALVRLGSSFDCASKAEIQQILELGVDPSRIIYANPCKQNSHLTYAKKHDVDLMTFDSEDELIKIKMLYESARLLLRFRPKHSYKVTYDLGKKFGCTLDETKDLFMSAKNKGLNVVGVSFHVGSNCVSADAFSSSIKEARIIFDIGQQVGFAMETLDIGGGYRGRDIDHPTIEEVF; encoded by the exons ATGAGCATATTGTCCAATCTG GGTGAAGATGATCCTCTGGTTATCGTTGATATTGACGAGGTAGTGGATAGGTACAGAAAATGGTACACGTTGTTTCCTCGAGTTGAACTGTTTTATG CTTTGAAGTGTAATAACGACGAAAAGATCGTTAATGCCCTTGTTAGACTTGGGAGCAGTTTCGACTGTGCAAGCAAG GCCGAAATACAACAGATTTTAGAACTGGGCGTCGATCCTTCTCGTATCATCTACGCCAATCCGTGCAAACAAAACTCGCACCTTACTTACGCCAAAAAACACGATGTCGACTTAATGACCTTTGACAGTGAGGATGAATTGATCAAAATCAAGATGCTGTATGAATCAGCAAG ACTGCTGTTGCGATTCCGACCAAAACATTCGTACAAAGTTACCTATGACCTTGGGAAAAAGTTCGGATGTACCCTCGATGAAACCAAGGATCTTTTCATGTCGGCAAAGAATAAAGGCTTAAACGTCGTTGGTGTGAG TTTCCACGTTGGGAGTAACTGTGTCAGTGCCGATGCGTTCTCGTCGTCAATCAAAGAAGCAAGGATAATATTTGACATTGGACAACAGGTCGGCTTTGCTATGGAGACCCTTGACATAGGAGGTGGCTACCGGGGCAGAGATATTGATCACCCGACTATAGAAGAGGTATTTTAA